A part of Variovorax sp. HW608 genomic DNA contains:
- a CDS encoding transglutaminase family protein, giving the protein MSIHAALHHVTHYKYDRPVQLGPQVIRLRPAPHCRSNVISYSLRVEPEQHFINWQQDPFANYLARLVFPEKATAFKITVDLVVEMAVYNPFDFFLEPQAENFPFKYTEAQAQELAPYLVADAPTPLVQAYLDRIDRKEQRTIDFLVYLNQQVQKDVNYLIRMEPGVQTPEETLAKGSGSCRDSGWLLVQLLRHCGLAARFVSGYLIQLTPDVKSLDGPSGTTVDFTDLHAWCEVYLPGAGWIGLDATSGLLAGEGHIPLACTPTPSSAAPIEGAVDEAEVDFGHEMKVTRIYESPRVTKPYTEEQWEDVLALGEAVDKRLKAGDVRLTMGGEPTYVATTDRDAPEWNTDALGPTKRGYATELVQKLRAEYGEGGFLHFGQGKWYPGEQLPRWALSIFWRADGERIWHNPELFADERHPTHYTSEDARRFTTALATRLGLTERYIQPGYEDVYYYLWRERRLPVNVDPFDSKLDDEMERMRLRRVFTQKLDAVIGYMLPIEASNADGDAPALAGPGWKTGPWFLRDDRLYLMPGDSPMGLRLPLDSQPWASKGDYPYLVERDPTAPRSGLPTAADYRSRYAGAFGAGDADRSAVPYDFGAPRATPAALRMQSPGEGAGLRDATQDPTVPRQPRRGESAHWITRTALCVEVRDPRRANGPAAEKVGNASGVLYVFMPPLARLEDYLDLVAAVEATAEELGVKIVIEGYPPPRDPRLKLLQVTPDPGVIEVNIHPAHNWGELVAHTEFLYHAAFETRLSAEKFMTDGRHTGTGGGNHFVLGGATPADSPFLRRPELLASLLLYWHNHPSLSYLFSGLFIGPTSQAPRVDEARNDQLYELEIALKEIARSREIHGQDMPAWLVDRTLRNILIDVTGNTHRSEFCIDKLYSPDSSTGRLGLLELRAFEMPPHARMSVAQQLLLRALVARFWDAPYTAPATRWGTELHDRFLLPTFVKMDFEDVISEMRQAGFAFDPNWFAPHFEFRFPLVGQVQAMGVELSLRNALEPWHVMGEEGAAGGTARYVDSSLERVEIRVTGMNESRHVITVNGQALPLQPTGTAGEFVAGVRYKAWNPPSSLHPTIGVHAPLTFDIVDTWMKRSLGGCQYFVAHPGGRNYETFPVNAYEAESRRHARFSRMGHTPGLMTTPPATIEISGSREFPYTLDLRR; this is encoded by the coding sequence ATGTCCATTCACGCCGCGCTCCACCACGTCACCCACTACAAGTACGACCGTCCGGTGCAATTGGGCCCCCAGGTCATCCGCCTGCGACCCGCGCCGCACTGCCGGAGCAACGTGATCTCTTATTCGCTCCGGGTCGAGCCCGAGCAGCACTTCATCAACTGGCAGCAGGACCCGTTCGCGAACTACCTCGCGCGGCTGGTGTTCCCCGAGAAGGCGACGGCCTTCAAGATCACGGTCGACCTCGTCGTCGAGATGGCGGTCTACAACCCCTTCGACTTCTTCCTCGAACCGCAGGCCGAGAACTTCCCGTTCAAGTACACCGAGGCGCAGGCGCAGGAACTCGCGCCCTACCTGGTCGCCGATGCGCCCACGCCGCTGGTCCAGGCCTACCTCGACCGGATCGATCGCAAGGAACAACGCACCATCGATTTCCTGGTCTACCTCAACCAGCAGGTGCAAAAGGACGTCAACTACCTGATCCGCATGGAGCCCGGCGTGCAGACGCCGGAGGAGACCCTCGCCAAGGGTTCGGGCTCCTGCCGCGATTCGGGCTGGCTGCTGGTGCAGCTGCTGCGGCACTGCGGCCTCGCGGCGCGCTTCGTCTCGGGCTACCTGATCCAGCTCACGCCGGACGTGAAGTCGCTCGACGGCCCGAGCGGCACCACGGTCGACTTCACCGACCTGCACGCCTGGTGCGAGGTCTACCTGCCGGGCGCCGGCTGGATCGGGCTCGATGCCACCTCGGGCCTCCTGGCCGGCGAAGGCCACATCCCGCTCGCCTGCACGCCGACGCCGTCGAGCGCCGCGCCGATCGAAGGCGCGGTGGACGAGGCCGAGGTCGATTTCGGCCACGAGATGAAGGTCACCCGCATCTACGAATCGCCGCGCGTGACCAAGCCCTACACCGAGGAGCAGTGGGAAGACGTGCTCGCGCTCGGCGAGGCGGTGGACAAGCGCCTGAAGGCCGGCGACGTGCGCCTGACCATGGGCGGCGAGCCCACCTACGTCGCCACCACCGACCGCGACGCGCCCGAGTGGAACACCGATGCGCTCGGCCCCACCAAGCGCGGCTACGCGACCGAGCTGGTGCAGAAGCTGCGCGCCGAATACGGCGAAGGCGGCTTCCTGCACTTCGGCCAGGGCAAGTGGTATCCGGGCGAGCAACTGCCGCGCTGGGCGCTGTCGATCTTCTGGCGTGCCGATGGCGAAAGAATCTGGCACAACCCCGAGCTCTTCGCGGACGAGCGCCACCCCACCCACTACACGAGCGAGGATGCGCGCCGCTTCACCACGGCGCTGGCCACGCGGCTCGGCCTGACCGAGCGCTACATCCAGCCGGGCTACGAGGACGTCTACTACTACCTCTGGCGCGAACGCCGCCTGCCGGTGAACGTGGACCCCTTCGACTCGAAGCTCGACGACGAGATGGAGCGCATGCGGCTACGACGGGTGTTCACGCAGAAGCTGGACGCGGTGATCGGCTACATGCTGCCGATCGAGGCCTCGAACGCCGACGGCGATGCACCCGCCCTCGCCGGCCCCGGCTGGAAGACCGGCCCCTGGTTCCTGCGCGATGACCGGCTCTACCTCATGCCCGGCGATTCGCCGATGGGCTTGCGCCTGCCGCTCGATTCGCAGCCGTGGGCCAGCAAGGGTGACTACCCCTACCTCGTCGAGCGCGACCCGACCGCGCCGCGCAGCGGGCTGCCGACCGCGGCCGACTACCGCTCGCGCTATGCCGGCGCGTTCGGCGCCGGCGACGCCGATCGCAGCGCAGTGCCTTACGACTTCGGCGCGCCCCGGGCCACGCCCGCCGCGCTGCGCATGCAGTCGCCGGGCGAAGGCGCGGGCTTGCGCGATGCGACGCAGGACCCGACCGTACCGCGCCAGCCGCGTCGCGGCGAATCCGCCCACTGGATCACGCGCACCGCCCTGTGCGTCGAAGTGCGCGACCCGCGCCGCGCCAACGGGCCGGCGGCCGAAAAGGTCGGCAACGCCTCGGGCGTGCTCTACGTGTTCATGCCGCCGCTGGCGCGGCTGGAGGACTACCTCGACCTGGTTGCCGCGGTCGAAGCCACGGCCGAGGAGCTCGGCGTCAAGATCGTCATCGAAGGCTATCCGCCGCCGCGCGATCCGCGCCTCAAGCTGCTGCAGGTGACGCCCGACCCCGGCGTGATCGAAGTCAACATCCATCCGGCGCACAACTGGGGCGAGCTGGTCGCGCACACCGAGTTCCTCTACCACGCGGCCTTCGAGACGCGCCTGTCGGCCGAGAAGTTCATGACCGACGGCCGCCACACCGGCACCGGCGGCGGCAACCACTTCGTGCTCGGCGGCGCGACACCGGCGGACAGCCCCTTCCTGCGCCGGCCCGAACTGCTCGCGAGCCTGCTGCTGTACTGGCACAACCACCCGTCGCTGAGCTACCTGTTCTCGGGCCTCTTCATCGGCCCCACGAGCCAGGCCCCGCGCGTGGACGAGGCGCGCAACGACCAGCTCTACGAGCTGGAGATCGCGCTCAAGGAAATCGCCCGCAGCCGCGAGATCCACGGCCAGGACATGCCCGCATGGCTGGTGGACCGCACGCTGCGCAACATCCTCATCGACGTCACCGGCAACACGCACCGCAGCGAGTTCTGCATCGACAAGCTCTACTCGCCCGACTCGAGCACCGGCCGCCTCGGGCTGCTCGAGCTGCGCGCGTTCGAGATGCCGCCGCACGCACGCATGAGCGTGGCGCAGCAACTGCTGCTGCGCGCGCTGGTCGCCCGCTTCTGGGACGCGCCCTACACCGCACCGGCCACCCGCTGGGGCACCGAGCTGCACGACCGCTTCCTCTTGCCCACCTTCGTGAAGATGGACTTCGAGGACGTGATCAGCGAAATGCGCCAGGCCGGCTTCGCCTTCGATCCGAACTGGTTCGCGCCGCATTTCGAGTTCCGCTTCCCGCTGGTCGGGCAGGTGCAGGCGATGGGCGTGGAACTGTCGCTGCGCAACGCGCTCGAACCGTGGCACGTGATGGGCGAGGAAGGCGCGGCCGGCGGCACGGCGCGCTACGTGGATTCGTCGCTCGAACGTGTCGAGATCCGCGTCACCGGCATGAACGAGAGCCGCCATGTCATCACCGTCAACGGCCAGGCGCTGCCGTTGCAGCCCACCGGCACCGCCGGCGAGTTCGTCGCCGGGGTGCGCTACAAGGCATGGAATCCGCCCTCGTCGCTGCATCCGACCATCGGCGTGCATGCGCCGCTCACCTTCGACATCGTCGACACCTGGATGAAGCGCTCGCTGGGCGGCTGCCAGTACTTCGTCGCGCATCCGGGCGGGCGCAACTACGAGACCTTCCCGGTCAACGCCTACGAAGCCGAAAGCCGCCGCCACGCGCGCTTCTCGCGCATGGGCCACACGCCGGGCCTGATGACCACGCCGCCGGCGACGATCGAGATCAGCGGCAGCCGCGAGTTTCCGTATACGCTGGATCTGCGGCGCTAG
- a CDS encoding circularly permuted type 2 ATP-grasp protein encodes MDSQNTSLFDAQALEAPAELASALAPPAAPGHFDELRDIATPQTTPRLGTPSQPAPLYDAASVPPAAPASDESDLAPGEHAPLAPAWAGFFENLGPDGFDDLPRRAVSLERQIRDNGVTYNVYADAVHGPQRPWSLDLFPLIVSPESWAQIETGVQQRVRLLDRVMADVYGPQQLLSEGLLPPALVQGNPGYLRAMHGVKPPGDTWLHITAFDLARGPDGNWWVVSQRTQAPSGLGYLLENRLAIARQFPQAFENLHVQRLAATYHAMMEGLQQMCPAGQPPHIALLTPGPYNETYFEHAYLSRYLGITLVEGSDLTVRDQRLYLKTLQGLRPVHGLIKRLDDQFLDPLELRPDSTLGVPGLLQAIRAGNVLVANMPGSAFLESPALLGFLPALARRLLDEKLQLPALPTWWCGERAAMEAVLPLISDSAIKATYPGDDSHTSFPAVLGTRMDRRELDEWAGRILRQGDEHTVQSYLPLSQMPTWTEDLGRGHIAPRAVVLRVFAISDGPRSWRVLPGGLARLAGPDAQIASMQRGGSSADVWVQTLGEVDMTTLLHSHTTPASLARHRAPVTSRAAENMFWLGRYTERAENAVRLARVTLDLLGGEEVSSRALLNWLHQLAERNALVPREVPSLPKSRRVFERTLIAELGDVERGGSVGFSLSCVRRSAAAVRERLSQDHWNQIVRAEADFLRRSAEQAGEKGEAGYECGAALRLLESASAALAAMTGAQTDRMTRDDAWRLLSIGRHIERLAFLSSALTAGFETGAVHEVAGFEAMVALFDSTITFHARYQQRRDVAPLVDLLVLDGDNPRSLAWVTHTLRKRIAKLAGSAPGKLSALSYELPDPDGWTLERLCDAGPESQYGALLDLCSACETAAYHVSDAIGTRYFTLTSESLRSVGA; translated from the coding sequence GTGGACTCACAGAACACATCCCTCTTCGATGCGCAGGCCCTGGAGGCACCGGCCGAGCTGGCATCCGCCCTCGCGCCGCCGGCCGCGCCGGGGCATTTCGACGAACTGCGCGACATCGCCACGCCGCAGACCACCCCGCGCCTGGGCACGCCTTCGCAGCCCGCGCCGCTCTATGACGCCGCCTCGGTGCCGCCCGCCGCACCGGCGTCCGACGAGAGCGATCTCGCGCCGGGCGAACATGCACCGCTGGCACCGGCCTGGGCCGGCTTCTTCGAGAACCTCGGCCCCGACGGCTTCGACGACCTGCCGCGCCGCGCGGTCAGCCTGGAGCGGCAGATCCGCGACAACGGCGTCACCTACAACGTCTATGCCGACGCCGTCCACGGCCCGCAGCGGCCGTGGTCGCTCGATCTCTTTCCGCTGATCGTCTCGCCCGAGAGCTGGGCGCAGATCGAGACCGGCGTGCAGCAGCGCGTGCGCCTGCTCGATCGCGTGATGGCCGATGTCTACGGTCCGCAGCAACTGCTGTCCGAAGGGCTGCTGCCGCCCGCGCTGGTGCAGGGCAATCCGGGCTACCTGCGCGCCATGCACGGCGTGAAGCCGCCCGGCGACACCTGGCTGCACATCACCGCCTTCGACCTCGCGCGCGGCCCGGACGGCAACTGGTGGGTGGTCTCGCAGCGCACGCAGGCCCCTTCGGGCCTCGGCTACCTGCTGGAGAACCGCCTGGCGATCGCGCGCCAGTTCCCGCAGGCCTTCGAGAACCTGCACGTGCAGCGGCTCGCCGCGACCTACCACGCGATGATGGAAGGCCTGCAGCAGATGTGCCCCGCCGGCCAGCCGCCGCACATCGCGCTGCTGACGCCGGGGCCGTACAACGAAACCTACTTCGAGCACGCCTACCTGTCGCGCTACCTCGGCATCACGCTGGTCGAGGGCAGCGACCTCACGGTGCGCGACCAGCGCCTCTACCTGAAGACGCTGCAGGGCCTCAGGCCTGTGCACGGCCTCATCAAGCGGCTGGACGACCAGTTCCTCGACCCGCTGGAACTGCGCCCCGATTCCACGCTGGGCGTGCCCGGGCTGCTGCAGGCGATCCGCGCCGGCAACGTGCTGGTGGCCAACATGCCGGGCTCGGCCTTCCTCGAATCGCCGGCGCTGCTGGGTTTCCTGCCCGCGCTGGCGCGCCGGCTGCTGGACGAAAAACTGCAACTTCCTGCGCTGCCGACCTGGTGGTGCGGCGAGCGCGCCGCGATGGAAGCGGTGCTGCCGCTCATCTCCGACTCCGCGATCAAGGCCACCTACCCCGGCGACGATTCGCACACCAGCTTCCCTGCGGTGCTCGGCACCCGCATGGACCGCCGAGAGCTCGACGAGTGGGCCGGCCGCATCCTGCGCCAGGGCGACGAGCACACGGTGCAGAGCTACCTGCCGCTGTCGCAGATGCCGACCTGGACAGAGGACCTCGGCCGCGGCCACATCGCGCCGCGCGCGGTGGTGCTGCGCGTCTTCGCGATCAGCGACGGCCCGCGCTCGTGGCGCGTGCTGCCCGGCGGTCTAGCGCGGCTGGCCGGCCCGGACGCGCAGATCGCCTCCATGCAGCGCGGAGGCAGCAGCGCCGACGTCTGGGTGCAGACGCTCGGCGAGGTCGACATGACCACGCTGCTGCACTCGCACACGACGCCGGCCTCGCTCGCACGGCACCGCGCACCGGTCACCAGCCGCGCGGCGGAGAACATGTTCTGGCTCGGCCGCTACACCGAGCGCGCCGAGAACGCGGTGCGCCTCGCGCGCGTCACGCTCGACCTGCTCGGCGGCGAGGAAGTCTCCTCGCGTGCACTGCTCAACTGGCTGCATCAGCTTGCCGAGCGCAACGCGCTCGTGCCCCGCGAGGTGCCGAGCCTGCCGAAGTCGCGCCGCGTGTTCGAACGCACGCTGATCGCCGAACTCGGCGACGTCGAGCGCGGCGGCAGCGTCGGCTTCAGCCTCAGCTGCGTGCGGCGCTCCGCCGCCGCGGTGCGCGAACGGCTGTCGCAGGACCACTGGAACCAGATCGTGCGCGCCGAGGCCGACTTCCTGCGCCGCAGCGCCGAACAGGCCGGCGAGAAAGGCGAAGCCGGCTACGAGTGCGGCGCGGCGCTGCGCCTGCTCGAATCCGCCAGCGCCGCGCTGGCCGCGATGACCGGCGCGCAGACCGACCGCATGACGCGCGACGACGCATGGCGCCTGCTGTCCATCGGGCGGCACATCGAGCGGCTGGCCTTCCTTTCGAGCGCGCTCACGGCCGGCTTCGAGACCGGCGCGGTGCACGAGGTGGCCGGCTTCGAGGCGATGGTGGCGCTGTTCGACAGCACCATCACCTTCCATGCGCGCTACCAGCAGCGGCGCGACGTCGCGCCCCTGGTCGACCTGCTGGTGCTCGACGGCGACAACCCGCGCTCGCTCGCCTGGGTCACGCACACGCTGCGCAAGCGCATCGCCAAGCTCGCGGGCAGCGCGCCGGGCAAGCTCTCCGCGCTGTCCTACGAACTGCCCGACCCCGACGGCTGGACGCTGGAGCGCCTCTGCGATGCCGGCCCCGAGTCGCAATATGGCGCGCTGCTCGATCTCTGCAGCGCATGCGAGACCGCGGCCTACCATGTGTCGGACGCGATCGGCACGCGCTATTTCACGTTGACCTCCGAATCCCTGCGCTCGGTGGGAGCCTAG
- a CDS encoding DUF6494 family protein gives MNEESFNISIRKFLKMVGVSSQREIEQAVAKALQAGSIAGNAALPARMTLEIPGVQLKVGFDGEIHLD, from the coding sequence ATGAACGAAGAGAGCTTCAACATCAGCATCCGCAAGTTCCTCAAGATGGTCGGCGTGAGCTCGCAGCGCGAGATCGAGCAGGCCGTCGCCAAGGCGCTGCAGGCCGGATCGATCGCCGGCAATGCCGCGCTGCCGGCCAGGATGACGCTCGAGATCCCCGGCGTCCAGCTCAAGGTCGGGTTCGACGGCGAGATCCATCTGGATTGA
- the amrS gene encoding AmmeMemoRadiSam system radical SAM enzyme, with translation MDSPARWWHRLDDGRIQCDLCPRDCRLHEGQRGMCFVRQRVGDAMVLTTYGRSSGFCIDPIEKKPLNHFLPGSSVLSFGTAGCNLACKFCQNWDISKSRELDRLMDAASPERIAEAARQSGADSVAFTYNDPVIFAEYAMDTADACHALGLYSVAVTAGYMHAEPRRAFYERMDAANVDLKGFSERFYFQQTGAHLAPVLDTLQYLKHETRCWFEITTLLIPSHNDENAEIEAMTRWIADHLGPDVPLHLTAFHPDYKMLDVPPTPPATLKRARAIALANGLHHVYTGNVHDVEGGTTFCPGCHAALVQRDWYLVLDCELDASGTCPHCGTPVAGRFGAFRGGFGRRRIPVRLAA, from the coding sequence ATGGACTCGCCCGCCCGCTGGTGGCACCGCCTCGACGACGGGCGCATCCAGTGCGACCTCTGCCCGCGCGACTGCCGCCTGCACGAAGGCCAGCGCGGGATGTGCTTCGTGCGGCAGCGCGTCGGCGATGCGATGGTGCTCACCACCTACGGGCGCAGCTCGGGCTTCTGCATCGACCCGATCGAGAAGAAGCCGCTCAACCATTTCCTTCCCGGCAGCAGCGTGCTGAGCTTCGGCACCGCGGGCTGCAACCTCGCCTGCAAGTTCTGCCAGAACTGGGACATCTCGAAGAGCCGCGAGCTCGACCGCCTCATGGACGCGGCCTCGCCCGAACGGATCGCAGAAGCCGCCAGGCAGAGCGGCGCCGACAGCGTGGCCTTCACCTACAACGACCCGGTGATCTTCGCCGAGTACGCGATGGATACCGCCGACGCCTGCCATGCGCTCGGGCTGTACAGCGTGGCGGTGACCGCGGGCTACATGCACGCGGAACCGCGCCGCGCCTTCTACGAGCGGATGGATGCGGCGAACGTCGACCTCAAGGGCTTCAGCGAGCGCTTCTACTTCCAGCAGACCGGCGCGCATCTCGCGCCGGTGCTCGATACGCTGCAGTACCTGAAGCACGAAACACGCTGCTGGTTCGAGATCACGACGCTCTTGATTCCGAGCCACAACGACGAGAACGCCGAGATCGAAGCCATGACGCGCTGGATCGCGGACCACCTCGGCCCCGATGTCCCATTGCACCTCACGGCCTTCCATCCGGACTACAAGATGCTGGACGTGCCGCCCACGCCGCCCGCGACGCTGAAGCGCGCCCGCGCCATCGCGCTCGCCAATGGGCTGCATCACGTCTACACCGGCAACGTGCACGACGTCGAAGGCGGCACCACCTTCTGCCCCGGATGCCACGCCGCGCTGGTGCAGCGCGACTGGTACCTCGTGCTGGATTGCGAACTCGACGCAAGCGGCACCTGCCCGCATTGCGGCACGCCGGTCGCCGGCCGCTTCGGGGCGTTCAGGGGCGGCTTCGGCCGGCGGCGGATTCCGGTGCGGCTGGCGGCGTAG
- the amrB gene encoding AmmeMemoRadiSam system protein B, protein MPAVRHAAVCGLFYPSAPRELREQVEGFLRDGADEDVQAHPRPKLLIAPHAGYAYSGPIAASAYALLRHPDAPPIRRVVLLGPAHRVWVNGLAAPQADAFQTPLGRVAIDREMLDRIADLPQVIRSDRAHAQEHSIEVHLPFLQAALGEFTLVPLVVGDTGGAAVAEVLERLWGGDETLIVISSDLSHYLPYAKARLADKATVQRILHLDAGLTPHEACGSEAINGALLAAGHHGLKPRLLDLRNSGDTAGDLDRVVGYSAIAFEA, encoded by the coding sequence ATGCCTGCCGTGCGCCATGCCGCCGTGTGCGGCCTGTTCTATCCGTCCGCCCCGCGCGAGTTGCGGGAACAGGTCGAGGGCTTTCTGCGTGATGGCGCCGACGAGGACGTGCAAGCGCATCCGCGGCCCAAGCTGCTGATCGCGCCGCACGCCGGCTACGCCTATTCCGGGCCCATTGCCGCGAGCGCCTATGCCCTGCTGCGGCATCCGGACGCACCGCCGATCCGCCGCGTGGTGCTGCTGGGGCCTGCACATCGCGTGTGGGTGAACGGCCTCGCCGCACCGCAAGCGGATGCCTTCCAGACGCCGCTCGGCCGCGTTGCCATCGATCGCGAGATGCTCGACCGCATCGCCGACCTGCCGCAGGTGATCCGCAGCGACCGGGCGCATGCCCAGGAGCATTCCATCGAGGTGCACCTGCCCTTCCTGCAGGCGGCGCTCGGCGAATTCACACTGGTGCCGCTGGTCGTCGGCGACACCGGCGGCGCGGCGGTCGCCGAGGTGCTCGAACGCCTCTGGGGCGGCGACGAAACGCTGATCGTCATCAGCTCGGACCTCTCGCACTACCTGCCCTATGCGAAGGCCAGGCTCGCCGACAAGGCGACCGTGCAGCGCATCCTGCACCTGGATGCCGGACTCACGCCGCACGAGGCCTGTGGATCGGAGGCGATCAACGGCGCCTTGCTGGCTGCAGGTCACCATGGCCTGAAGCCGCGCCTGCTCGATCTGCGCAATTCCGGCGACACCGCGGGCGACCTCGATCGCGTCGTCGGGTACAGCGCGATCGCCTTCGAGGCGTGA
- a CDS encoding RidA family protein, with the protein MSIQDKLKSLGITLPPVSVPAAAYVPFVQTGKLVFLSGHIAKKDGKPWVGQLGANMTTEEGKEAARAIAIDLLGTLNAAVGSLDKVKRIVKVMSLVNSTGSFTEQHLVTNGASEFFAEVFGPEKGAHARSAFGVAQIPFGACVEIELIAEVE; encoded by the coding sequence ATGAGCATCCAGGACAAACTCAAGAGCCTCGGCATCACGCTGCCTCCCGTCTCCGTGCCCGCCGCCGCCTACGTGCCTTTCGTGCAGACCGGCAAGCTGGTCTTCCTCTCCGGCCACATCGCCAAGAAGGACGGCAAGCCCTGGGTGGGCCAGCTCGGCGCCAACATGACGACCGAGGAAGGCAAAGAGGCCGCCCGCGCGATCGCGATCGACCTGCTGGGCACGCTCAACGCGGCCGTCGGCAGCCTGGACAAGGTCAAGCGCATCGTGAAGGTGATGAGCCTCGTCAACTCGACCGGCAGCTTCACCGAACAGCACCTCGTGACCAACGGCGCGAGCGAGTTCTTCGCCGAGGTGTTCGGCCCCGAAAAGGGCGCGCATGCGCGCAGCGCCTTCGGCGTGGCCCAGATTCCGTTCGGCGCCTGCGTCGAGATCGAGCTGATCGCCGAAGTCGAGTGA
- a CDS encoding transglutaminase family protein, with protein sequence MLLHVTHSTRYDYTPPVDTAQHLAHLKPMTTASQRLVSHALRITPPPVQKSESPDVFGNTRTFFALDSTHEELLVTAESVVETSVPQLPASVARELPWEEVRERFRYVKDSHYDPAAEFLFPSRYVPRHGDFAAYARPSFAAGRPTFDVAMDLALRMFKDFGYDAESTEISTPAIEALAQRRGVCQDFAHIMIACMRTMGLPARYVSGYLLTQPSPGQPRLVGADASHAWVSVYLPGASGPGDWVDFDPTNGRQPGEDYVTLAIGRDYSDVSPMRGVLHGGARHSLHVGVTVQPIEERLGEAVLAARAEAGPVADNPPSALLPPENKDIP encoded by the coding sequence ATGCTGCTCCACGTCACCCACTCCACGCGCTACGACTACACGCCGCCGGTCGATACCGCGCAGCATCTCGCGCACCTGAAGCCGATGACCACCGCATCGCAGCGGCTGGTGAGCCATGCGCTCAGGATCACGCCGCCGCCGGTGCAGAAGAGCGAATCGCCGGATGTCTTCGGCAACACGCGCACCTTCTTCGCGCTCGATTCGACGCACGAGGAACTCCTCGTCACCGCCGAGAGCGTGGTCGAGACCTCGGTGCCGCAACTGCCCGCCTCGGTGGCGCGCGAGCTGCCGTGGGAAGAGGTGCGCGAGCGCTTCCGCTACGTCAAGGATTCGCACTACGACCCCGCGGCCGAGTTCCTGTTCCCGTCGCGCTACGTGCCGCGCCATGGCGACTTCGCGGCCTATGCACGGCCCAGCTTCGCCGCCGGCCGGCCGACCTTCGACGTGGCGATGGACCTGGCATTGCGCATGTTCAAGGACTTCGGCTACGACGCCGAGAGCACCGAGATCAGCACGCCCGCGATCGAGGCGCTCGCGCAGCGCCGCGGCGTGTGCCAGGACTTCGCGCACATCATGATCGCGTGCATGCGCACGATGGGCCTGCCGGCGCGCTACGTGAGCGGCTACCTGCTCACGCAGCCGTCGCCCGGACAGCCGCGTCTCGTCGGCGCCGATGCATCGCATGCGTGGGTGTCGGTCTACCTGCCCGGCGCCAGCGGACCGGGCGACTGGGTCGACTTCGATCCGACCAACGGCCGCCAGCCCGGCGAGGACTACGTGACGCTCGCGATCGGCCGCGACTATTCCGACGTGTCGCCGATGCGCGGCGTGCTGCACGGCGGCGCGCGCCATTCGCTGCATGTCGGCGTGACGGTGCAGCCGATCGAGGAACGGCTGGGCGAAGCCGTGCTCGCTGCGCGCGCCGAAGCCGGCCCGGTGGCGGACAATCCGCCATCCGCCTTACTGCCACCCGAGAACAAGGACATTCCATGA